One Candidatus Zixiibacteriota bacterium DNA window includes the following coding sequences:
- a CDS encoding metal ABC transporter permease, with the protein MTGFLAYLDPSHLLFPALLASAVLAVVFPLLGTQLILRRALFLGLTLPQIAAAGVAFAFWVQQSGFAPAFQPHHRSLGLGGSLLFTLLGMGISAFLEQRGGGSTEARLAAAYAFAGALTILFIVFNPAGEVEILSMLKGEVIALSPAEVRILIGVFAAVLFCLILFRREFLLTAFDRDLAFLLKGGSIFWTLVFYSLAGISIAVGVIMAGPLLIFGLMVLPPLAARPLVQGMTVFLWSSSLLGLLIAVGGFYASVILDLPLGPTDVVIGCLAVFASHGLKRLRIRASVASVVVCLLAAGMNVGCAPLPSPPFPEAALGKGPVWLSPVKNATPLELRLPSGNPFQSLAEMAGKGSPASRATVMELLRAAVQSELQRRGISASLPELFDARLSDFPAAPSRAAETARRAGLSGTLLLGEIRRWRVEPRGLTSVAVDWTLVRIADGALLWRHEIRRAISGASAAHAAEAHRDAIRVVVAELFAPQKAAGFTPGVRLL; encoded by the coding sequence ATGACCGGCTTTCTCGCTTATCTCGATCCGTCGCATCTCCTCTTTCCAGCGCTGCTCGCCAGCGCGGTGCTGGCGGTCGTTTTCCCTCTCCTCGGCACCCAGCTCATCCTGCGCCGGGCGCTCTTTCTCGGCCTGACCCTTCCCCAGATCGCCGCGGCCGGGGTCGCTTTCGCCTTCTGGGTGCAGCAGAGCGGGTTCGCGCCAGCCTTCCAGCCGCACCACCGCAGCCTGGGGCTGGGGGGATCGTTGCTCTTCACGCTGCTCGGCATGGGGATTTCCGCGTTTCTCGAGCAGCGCGGCGGCGGATCGACCGAGGCGCGGCTGGCGGCCGCGTATGCGTTCGCGGGAGCGCTGACGATCCTGTTCATCGTCTTCAATCCCGCGGGCGAGGTGGAGATCTTGAGCATGTTGAAGGGCGAGGTCATCGCGCTCTCACCAGCCGAGGTGCGGATTTTGATCGGCGTCTTCGCGGCGGTCTTGTTTTGCCTGATTCTTTTCCGCCGTGAGTTCCTGCTGACCGCATTCGACCGCGATCTCGCCTTCCTGCTCAAAGGAGGCAGCATCTTCTGGACGCTGGTGTTTTATTCGCTCGCCGGAATCAGCATCGCGGTCGGCGTCATCATGGCGGGGCCGCTGCTCATCTTCGGCCTGATGGTGCTGCCGCCGCTGGCGGCGCGCCCGCTGGTCCAGGGGATGACCGTCTTTCTCTGGTCCTCGTCGCTGCTCGGCTTGCTGATCGCGGTCGGCGGGTTCTACGCATCGGTCATCCTGGATCTGCCCCTGGGCCCTACGGATGTCGTGATCGGATGCCTCGCGGTGTTCGCGAGTCACGGCTTGAAGCGGCTTCGCATTCGTGCGAGCGTTGCGTCCGTGGTCGTCTGCCTGCTCGCGGCGGGGATGAACGTGGGTTGCGCCCCGCTTCCGTCGCCGCCGTTTCCCGAAGCGGCGCTCGGGAAGGGGCCGGTTTGGCTCTCGCCGGTAAAAAACGCAACCCCGCTCGAGCTGCGCCTGCCGTCCGGCAATCCTTTTCAGTCCCTGGCGGAGATGGCGGGAAAAGGCTCTCCGGCAAGTCGCGCGACGGTCATGGAGCTGTTGCGCGCCGCGGTCCAGTCGGAGCTCCAGCGCCGCGGGATCTCCGCTTCGCTGCCTGAGCTTTTCGATGCCCGCTTGAGCGACTTCCCGGCCGCGCCGTCGCGCGCGGCGGAAACGGCGCGACGCGCCGGGTTGTCCGGAACGTTGCTTCTGGGAGAGATCCGTCGCTGGCGCGTGGAGCCGAGGGGCCTGACCAGCGTCGCGGTCGACTGGACGCTGGTCAGGATCGCGGACGGCGCGCTGCTCTGGCGACACGAGATTCGGCGCGCGATCTCCGGCGCGAGCGCGGCCCACGCCGCGGAGGCGCACCGCGATGCGATCCGGGTCGTGGTCGCCGAGCTGTTCGCCCCGCAAAAAGCGGCGGGGTTTACTCCCGGGGTCCGTCTGCTATAG
- a CDS encoding LLM class flavin-dependent oxidoreductase → MNGLDFGVGLFPTEPLGKMIQLAKLSEELGFESVWVGDSHLIWREAYVNMTAIALNTSRVKIGTGVTNPLTRHPSVVASAYATLEECAPGRMIVGIGLGDSSVETMGMKPAKLSFFERSLQQLRDLFCGKEVELETGRIRLLHSCGRALPIYVAASGPRMLELSGRVADGVIVLVGVADEYIEHAKERIAAGARSAGRKLEDIRLVLWVPCAVSDRAPARDAVKAHVARVVAHPLPYVLDPEEQKVLAEIRRTYDYYHHMDQEANHAEVIPDWLVDKFAVAGTVAECRRQIERLSRTGIQQVAIIPYSAPGGSREETLRGFAAAMR, encoded by the coding sequence GTGAACGGTCTTGATTTCGGCGTCGGCCTTTTTCCGACCGAGCCGCTGGGGAAAATGATCCAGCTGGCGAAGCTTTCGGAGGAGCTCGGCTTCGAGTCGGTCTGGGTGGGCGACTCACATCTGATCTGGCGCGAAGCATACGTCAACATGACGGCGATCGCCCTGAACACCAGCCGCGTCAAGATCGGGACCGGGGTGACCAATCCATTGACGCGCCACCCGTCGGTCGTCGCCAGCGCCTATGCAACGCTCGAGGAATGCGCGCCGGGCCGCATGATCGTGGGCATCGGACTGGGCGACAGCTCGGTCGAGACCATGGGGATGAAGCCGGCGAAGCTATCGTTCTTCGAAAGGAGCCTGCAGCAGCTCCGTGACCTTTTTTGCGGAAAGGAAGTCGAGCTCGAAACCGGCCGCATCCGGCTCTTGCACTCCTGCGGGCGCGCGCTGCCGATCTACGTGGCGGCGAGCGGTCCCAGGATGCTCGAGCTGTCCGGACGCGTCGCCGACGGGGTCATCGTCCTGGTCGGCGTGGCCGACGAGTACATCGAGCACGCGAAAGAAAGAATCGCGGCCGGGGCGAGGTCCGCAGGCCGAAAGCTGGAGGACATCCGGCTGGTTCTATGGGTTCCGTGCGCCGTTTCGGACCGGGCTCCGGCCAGGGACGCCGTCAAAGCCCACGTGGCCCGGGTCGTCGCCCATCCGCTCCCGTACGTGCTCGATCCCGAGGAGCAAAAGGTGCTCGCCGAGATCCGCCGGACTTACGATTACTACCACCACATGGATCAGGAAGCGAACCACGCCGAAGTCATCCCCGACTGGCTCGTCGACAAGTTCGCGGTCGCCGGCACCGTCGCCGAGTGCCGCCGGCAGATCGAGCGGCTGAGCAGAACCGGCATCCAGCAGGTCGCGATCATCCCTTACAGCGCGCCCGGGGGAAGCAGGGAAGAAACGCTGCGCGGCTTCGCGGCCGCGATGCGCTGA
- a CDS encoding zf-HC2 domain-containing protein, producing the protein MAQGNVQAFQACGELEQDLILFYYGDLEGRARRELEAHLPGCPGCSRYLRELRTMLPRTVEPDDPPPEFWESYDREMRSKLQILDERRWSDRWRSWFARPRWALPALAAAAVLALALTFTLDPGGPRRRTPPADEAMIELLPIAENLEFFETMEVLDALDVLESMGNPAT; encoded by the coding sequence ATGGCGCAGGGCAATGTGCAGGCTTTCCAGGCCTGCGGTGAACTGGAGCAGGATCTCATTTTGTTTTATTACGGCGACCTGGAGGGCCGGGCGCGCAGGGAGCTCGAAGCGCATCTGCCCGGATGCCCGGGCTGCAGCCGCTATCTCCGCGAGCTGCGCACGATGCTTCCCCGGACCGTTGAACCGGACGATCCCCCGCCCGAGTTCTGGGAAAGCTACGACAGGGAGATGCGCAGCAAGCTGCAGATCCTCGACGAGCGCCGCTGGTCGGACCGCTGGCGGTCCTGGTTCGCCAGACCACGGTGGGCATTGCCGGCGCTGGCCGCTGCGGCCGTGCTCGCGTTGGCGTTGACGTTCACGCTCGATCCCGGTGGACCCCGGCGCAGGACGCCGCCGGCCGACGAGGCGATGATCGAGCTGTTGCCGATCGCCGAAAACCTGGAGTTCTTCGAAACCATGGAAGTGCTCGATGCTCTGGACGTTCTCGAATCGATGGGCAATCCGGCGACCTGA
- a CDS encoding tripartite tricarboxylate transporter TctB family protein — protein MKKIRIDTDVASGLFWLAVAWWVCRGGLQLGLGTLTEPGSGFVFFWSGIILGGLAIALVLATLAGKNAPAPVAPGVRWRKIFGILAVLVAYGLVLERVGFIPATFGLFVFLLRLSDETRWGMIVATSGATSLGTFALFDLWLKIRLPRGFLGF, from the coding sequence GTGAAGAAGATTAGGATCGACACGGACGTCGCAAGCGGCCTGTTCTGGCTCGCCGTGGCGTGGTGGGTTTGCCGGGGCGGCCTGCAGCTCGGCTTGGGCACGCTTACCGAGCCGGGTTCCGGTTTCGTCTTCTTCTGGTCGGGAATCATTCTCGGGGGTCTGGCGATCGCGCTCGTTCTTGCAACCCTGGCGGGCAAAAATGCGCCGGCTCCCGTTGCTCCGGGGGTGCGCTGGCGGAAGATCTTCGGGATTCTCGCAGTGCTCGTGGCTTACGGCCTGGTTCTCGAGCGGGTCGGCTTCATCCCGGCGACGTTCGGGCTGTTTGTTTTCTTGCTGCGATTGAGCGATGAGACCCGTTGGGGGATGATCGTGGCGACGAGCGGCGCCACATCGCTCGGCACGTTCGCTTTGTTCGACCTCTGGCTGAAAATCAGGCTCCCCAGAGGATTTCTCGGTTTTTAG
- a CDS encoding amidohydrolase family protein — MSSLLLKNVGTLVTGDLQRPLRAADSIYIERGVIAEIGNGIERAADRVIDARGITVIPGLVDSHSHPSIGEYTPAQNSLGWITNYMHGGVTSLISAGELHLPGLPLPPDARTALSLALVTKRCYDALRPSGVKVFAGTLLLVPGLREADFDEIRAAGIKLVKFIFYDYSLLPDGEAERYVRWARERGIKVKIHSGGVSRSGVSQIAGFDIVRRLRPDIIGHITGGPIPMSEDDMLRIAEETDCAMEICTSGNYRLALVLARAVRSRGLHHRVLIGTDTPGGTGIVPRAMLREIAFLSSVGEIEPEKAICMATGNVGRAHDLNVGIIEEGRPADVVLLHKITGSVARDALDSFSKGDLPGISHVIIDGVVRVSGRSQQTPPPERSASELGEGGNPRERS, encoded by the coding sequence ATGTCTTCTTTGTTGCTCAAGAACGTCGGGACGCTGGTGACCGGGGATCTGCAACGGCCCCTGCGGGCCGCCGACTCGATATACATCGAGCGCGGGGTCATCGCCGAGATCGGCAACGGCATCGAGCGCGCGGCCGACCGGGTGATCGACGCCCGGGGCATCACGGTGATCCCCGGCCTGGTCGACTCCCATTCGCATCCTTCCATCGGAGAATACACGCCGGCACAGAACTCGCTCGGCTGGATCACCAACTACATGCACGGGGGTGTGACCTCTCTGATCTCTGCCGGCGAGCTGCACTTGCCGGGTCTGCCTCTGCCGCCGGACGCCCGCACTGCGCTTTCGCTGGCGCTCGTGACGAAGCGCTGCTACGACGCCCTGCGCCCGTCCGGGGTCAAGGTCTTCGCCGGCACGTTGTTGCTCGTGCCCGGGTTGAGGGAGGCGGACTTCGACGAGATTCGCGCCGCGGGGATCAAGCTCGTCAAGTTTATCTTTTACGACTACAGCCTGTTGCCCGACGGCGAAGCCGAACGCTACGTCCGCTGGGCGCGGGAGCGCGGCATCAAGGTCAAAATCCATTCCGGGGGGGTGTCTCGGTCGGGCGTGAGCCAGATCGCCGGATTCGACATCGTGCGGCGTCTTCGCCCCGATATCATCGGCCACATCACCGGGGGGCCGATCCCCATGTCCGAGGACGACATGTTGCGGATCGCCGAGGAGACCGATTGCGCGATGGAAATCTGCACGTCGGGCAACTACCGTCTGGCGCTGGTGCTGGCCCGCGCCGTCAGGTCCCGGGGGCTGCATCACCGGGTGTTGATCGGCACCGATACGCCGGGCGGCACGGGAATCGTGCCGCGGGCGATGTTGCGCGAGATCGCGTTTCTTTCGTCGGTGGGCGAGATCGAGCCGGAAAAAGCGATCTGCATGGCGACCGGGAACGTCGGGCGGGCGCACGACCTCAACGTCGGCATTATCGAGGAAGGCCGCCCGGCCGACGTCGTTCTGCTGCACAAGATCACGGGCTCGGTGGCGAGGGACGCCCTGGACTCGTTTTCCAAAGGGGATCTGCCGGGCATCTCGCACGTGATCATCGACGGCGTCGTTCGGGTCTCGGGCCGCAGCCAGCAAACGCCACCCCCGGAGCGGAGCGCCAGCGAACTCGGTGAGGGAGGGAATCCTCGTGAACGGTCTTGA
- a CDS encoding tripartite tricarboxylate transporter permease, whose translation MLESLESLANGFAVALQAKNLLYCFLGVTMGTLVGVLPGIGPTATVALLLPATFKLDPVSALIMLSGICYGAMYGGSTTSILLNIPGEASSVVTCLDGYQMARRGRAGPALGISAFGSFIAGTVSILGLIVLAPTLAELGLKFGPPEYFALMVMGLTVVAYLARKSMVKALMMAVFGIVLGCIGLDPITGTARFSFGLLELTDGIALAPMVMGLFGIAEVLENLAARERPAVFPGPIKGLFPDREDWRRSLGPIARGSVLGFSLGLLPGVGAIVPQFLSYGLEKRLSAHPERFGSGEIEGVAAPEACNNAAVGGTFIPLLSLGIPSNAMTAILLGALMIYGLTPGPLLIKNSPDLFWGVVASMYIGNFLLLILNLPLIPLWVKILRIPYPYLSSFIILFCLIGAYSLNNSPTDIYVAVLFSLVGLLMKRFEFESAPLVLAFVLGPLLETALRRSLILSDGSFAIFADRPIAAAFLVFSVFVLVLPVFGRVGLGRGLSEED comes from the coding sequence ATGCTCGAAAGCTTGGAAAGCCTGGCGAACGGCTTTGCAGTGGCGCTCCAGGCGAAAAATCTTCTCTACTGCTTTCTCGGCGTTACGATGGGCACGCTCGTTGGCGTCCTTCCGGGTATCGGGCCGACCGCGACCGTCGCTCTGCTGTTGCCAGCAACCTTCAAGCTCGACCCGGTCTCGGCCCTGATCATGCTGTCGGGCATCTGTTATGGAGCCATGTATGGAGGATCGACGACCTCGATCTTGCTCAACATTCCCGGAGAAGCCTCCTCGGTCGTGACCTGTCTCGACGGTTATCAGATGGCCCGCCGGGGCCGGGCGGGGCCGGCTCTCGGGATCTCGGCCTTCGGCTCTTTCATTGCAGGAACGGTCAGCATACTGGGCTTGATCGTTCTCGCCCCGACGCTCGCCGAGCTCGGACTGAAATTCGGCCCTCCGGAATATTTCGCCTTGATGGTGATGGGGCTCACCGTAGTCGCTTATCTCGCCAGAAAGTCGATGGTCAAGGCGCTCATGATGGCGGTCTTCGGGATCGTTCTGGGATGCATCGGTCTGGACCCGATCACGGGCACTGCCCGTTTCTCATTCGGTCTTCTGGAGCTCACCGACGGCATCGCTCTCGCCCCGATGGTCATGGGACTCTTCGGCATCGCCGAGGTCTTGGAGAATCTCGCCGCCCGGGAAAGACCGGCCGTTTTTCCCGGGCCGATCAAGGGATTGTTTCCCGACCGCGAAGACTGGCGGCGCTCTCTGGGGCCGATTGCCCGAGGATCGGTCCTGGGATTTTCTTTGGGTCTGTTGCCCGGCGTCGGGGCGATCGTTCCCCAGTTTCTGAGCTACGGTCTGGAAAAGAGGCTCTCGGCGCATCCCGAGCGCTTTGGCAGCGGCGAGATCGAGGGAGTCGCGGCCCCGGAGGCGTGCAACAACGCGGCAGTCGGCGGCACGTTCATTCCCCTCCTGAGCCTCGGTATTCCCTCCAACGCGATGACGGCGATCCTGCTCGGCGCCTTGATGATCTACGGCCTCACCCCCGGGCCGCTACTGATCAAGAATTCTCCGGATCTTTTCTGGGGCGTGGTCGCCAGCATGTACATCGGCAACTTCCTGCTCCTGATTCTCAACCTGCCGCTGATCCCGCTCTGGGTTAAGATCCTGCGCATTCCGTACCCCTACCTGTCGTCGTTCATCATCCTTTTCTGTCTGATCGGCGCCTACAGCCTCAACAACAGCCCCACGGATATCTACGTGGCGGTGCTCTTCAGCCTCGTGGGCTTGCTGATGAAAAGGTTCGAGTTCGAGTCGGCTCCTCTCGTGCTGGCCTTCGTTCTGGGCCCGCTGCTCGAGACCGCTCTCAGGCGGTCCTTGATCCTCTCGGACGGGAGCTTTGCGATTTTCGCCGATCGACCGATCGCTGCTGCCTTTCTTGTGTTCTCGGTTTTTGTCCTTGTCCTGCCGGTCTTCGGCAGAGTAGGATTGGGGCGCGGCCTGAGTGAAGAAGATTAG
- a CDS encoding DUF456 domain-containing protein: MDPSGLLLLAAILVLAGLAGLFLPAIPGAPLIFVGLLLAAWAEGFAYVGWWTLAAVGLLALLASGVDFWAAMYGARRFGASRGAIVGALLGAIAGIFAGFPGVFFGPFIGAVVGELLARRKLSDAARAGLGATVGLVIGAALKVALAISMIGIFLIARFF; this comes from the coding sequence ATGGATCCCTCTGGACTCCTTTTGCTCGCGGCGATCCTCGTGCTCGCCGGTCTTGCAGGCCTGTTCCTGCCCGCGATTCCCGGCGCTCCTCTGATTTTTGTCGGCCTGCTGCTGGCCGCATGGGCCGAGGGGTTCGCCTACGTCGGCTGGTGGACGCTGGCGGCTGTGGGGCTGCTCGCGCTGCTCGCATCCGGCGTCGATTTCTGGGCGGCCATGTACGGCGCCAGGCGATTCGGCGCTTCGCGCGGCGCGATCGTCGGCGCGCTGCTTGGCGCCATCGCCGGGATCTTCGCCGGCTTTCCGGGGGTTTTCTTCGGGCCGTTCATCGGCGCCGTGGTCGGCGAGCTGCTCGCCCGCCGCAAGCTTTCCGACGCGGCCCGTGCGGGATTGGGCGCCACGGTCGGCCTCGTCATCGGCGCCGCCCTGAAAGTTGCGCTTGCCATCTCGATGATCGGAATTTTCCTGATCGCCCGCTTTTTTTAG
- a CDS encoding DUF3106 domain-containing protein — MTALIKMLGAISLATCLVFPAGAWGQEDQGQSDEHEALERWRSLSPEEQQRLRERYERWRTLPAEEKAELRRRFEDWRRMSPEEKAVVRRNFERWRSLPPQQQERLRERWRRWRELSPERREALKRRFEKLRELGPEERRRLMEKWRQREQGEDRETREKAREHIQRLSPEEKQRLRQRWRELKESGSPEEKRSFRNELREKLRQADPGR; from the coding sequence GTGACCGCGCTGATAAAGATGCTGGGGGCAATCTCGCTTGCGACCTGCCTGGTGTTCCCGGCGGGAGCCTGGGGACAGGAGGATCAAGGGCAATCCGACGAGCACGAGGCGCTGGAGCGCTGGCGTTCCCTCAGCCCGGAGGAGCAGCAGCGGTTGCGAGAGCGCTACGAGCGGTGGCGAACGCTCCCGGCGGAGGAAAAGGCCGAGCTGCGCAGGCGGTTCGAAGACTGGCGGCGCATGTCCCCCGAGGAAAAGGCGGTGGTGCGGCGGAACTTCGAGCGTTGGCGCTCGCTTCCCCCGCAACAGCAGGAACGCTTGCGCGAGCGCTGGCGGCGGTGGCGCGAGCTGTCTCCCGAGCGTCGGGAGGCGCTGAAGCGCCGATTCGAGAAGTTGCGCGAGCTGGGGCCCGAGGAACGACGGCGGCTGATGGAGAAGTGGCGCCAGCGAGAGCAGGGGGAAGATCGGGAGACGCGCGAGAAAGCCCGCGAGCACATCCAGCGGCTCTCGCCTGAGGAGAAGCAGCGGCTGCGCCAGCGCTGGCGCGAGCTTAAAGAAAGCGGCTCGCCGGAGGAGAAACGCAGTTTCCGCAACGAGCTGCGGGAAAAGCTCCGTCAGGCGGACCCCGGGAGATGA
- a CDS encoding sigma-70 family RNA polymerase sigma factor — MPSDEELVALARKGSRRAFEELVERHKHKAYRIAFDFARDREEAKDLSQDAFLKAYRHLKSFDGRSGFYTWFYRILVNVCLDYKRRRQRDPVDSCQAESESAADLDHRPGAAPKPDEEVIAHQLARRVGAALKALPPKQRTAFILRNHHGMSIKEIAEMMQTAEGTVKVHLHRAVTALRQSLAEFA; from the coding sequence ATGCCGTCAGACGAGGAGCTGGTGGCCCTGGCCCGGAAGGGGAGCCGCAGGGCGTTCGAGGAACTCGTGGAGCGCCACAAGCACAAGGCCTATCGCATTGCGTTCGACTTCGCCCGCGATCGGGAAGAAGCCAAGGATCTCTCTCAGGACGCTTTCCTGAAAGCCTACCGCCATCTGAAGAGCTTCGACGGCCGTTCGGGCTTTTATACCTGGTTTTACCGTATTCTCGTGAACGTCTGCCTGGATTACAAGAGACGTCGGCAAAGAGACCCGGTCGATTCCTGCCAGGCGGAGAGCGAGTCGGCGGCGGACCTGGACCACCGGCCGGGCGCGGCTCCGAAGCCCGACGAGGAGGTTATCGCGCATCAGCTCGCCCGCCGCGTCGGCGCGGCGCTGAAAGCGTTACCGCCCAAACAACGGACCGCCTTTATCTTGCGAAACCACCACGGAATGTCGATCAAAGAAATTGCCGAGATGATGCAAACCGCGGAAGGCACGGTGAAGGTCCACCTGCACCGGGCCGTAACCGCCCTCCGCCAGAGTCTGGCGGAGTTCGCGTAG
- a CDS encoding metal ABC transporter substrate-binding protein: MARSTKGYLIGLAALTLVAVSVEPLHAQRIRVIASIPDLADITKQIGKELVEVESLARGVEFMHNVPVKPSFVPKLNRADLLIVMGLDLEAAWLPSLLEVASNPRILPGHPGYVDCSAGVAVLDPPALIDRSEGDIHPKGNPHYNLDPLNGKIIARNIAEGLARNFPQHRPAFEKNLAAYLAELDRWIAVWHKSAGRLKGVKAVTYHLEWSYFARRFGMELAGTIELRPGIEPTPNYLVSLTQKMRSEKVQLILYGPQSDRIPRQLASQTGAKALKLPTMAGGAPEYDSYIKLIDHNLNRLIAALQGV; this comes from the coding sequence ATGGCTCGTTCGACGAAGGGATATCTGATCGGCCTGGCGGCGCTGACGCTCGTCGCCGTCTCGGTCGAGCCGCTGCACGCGCAGCGCATCCGGGTGATCGCTTCGATCCCGGACCTGGCCGACATCACGAAGCAAATCGGCAAGGAGCTGGTGGAAGTGGAGAGCCTGGCCCGCGGCGTCGAGTTCATGCACAACGTCCCGGTCAAGCCGAGCTTCGTCCCCAAGCTCAATCGGGCCGACTTGCTGATCGTCATGGGACTCGATCTGGAGGCGGCGTGGCTGCCGTCATTGCTCGAGGTCGCCTCGAACCCGAGAATCCTGCCCGGACACCCCGGATATGTCGACTGCTCCGCCGGGGTCGCCGTCCTGGACCCTCCGGCTCTCATCGACCGCTCGGAAGGAGACATCCACCCCAAGGGAAATCCCCATTACAATCTGGACCCGCTCAACGGCAAGATCATCGCCCGCAACATCGCCGAAGGGCTGGCGCGCAATTTTCCCCAACACCGCCCGGCGTTCGAGAAAAACCTCGCCGCCTATCTGGCCGAGCTCGACCGGTGGATTGCGGTCTGGCACAAGTCCGCGGGCCGCCTGAAAGGCGTCAAGGCAGTGACCTATCACCTGGAGTGGAGCTATTTCGCAAGGCGCTTCGGGATGGAGCTGGCAGGGACGATCGAGCTCAGGCCGGGAATCGAGCCCACTCCCAACTATCTGGTGAGCCTCACGCAGAAGATGCGGAGCGAGAAAGTCCAGCTGATTCTGTACGGGCCGCAAAGCGACCGGATTCCGCGGCAGCTCGCGAGCCAGACGGGAGCCAAAGCGCTCAAGCTTCCCACGATGGCGGGAGGTGCGCCCGAGTACGATAGTTACATCAAGCTGATCGATCACAACCTGAATCGTTTGATCGCGGCGCTTCAAGGCGTCTGA
- a CDS encoding ATP-binding cassette domain-containing protein, which produces MSQPAPLISLRDVAVGYGSHVVLSGITFDLRHGEFIGLAGPNGSGKTTLMRSILGLLPVLGGSLERRCSLSDLGYVPQSTVLDASFPLSAAEIVEMGAYGRLKPSQLMSAAEKQRAAAALEQVGLRRLAGKPFFSLSGGQKQRILIARALMVGPKLLVLDEPLTGVDQESQKAIIELLQEVNRRDGLAILLCSHDAPLVQSICDRVLCLDHGGMRWEGGARRTTP; this is translated from the coding sequence TTGAGCCAGCCCGCACCCTTGATTTCTCTTCGCGACGTGGCCGTAGGCTACGGATCGCACGTGGTGCTTTCAGGGATTACGTTCGATCTCCGTCACGGAGAGTTCATCGGCCTGGCGGGACCGAACGGGTCGGGGAAGACCACGCTCATGCGCTCGATCCTCGGATTGCTCCCGGTGCTCGGCGGATCGCTCGAGCGCCGTTGCTCGCTCTCCGATCTCGGCTACGTGCCGCAGAGCACCGTTCTCGACGCTAGCTTTCCGCTGAGCGCCGCGGAGATCGTCGAGATGGGAGCGTACGGGCGCCTGAAGCCCTCGCAGCTCATGAGCGCTGCGGAAAAGCAACGGGCCGCGGCCGCCCTGGAGCAGGTGGGACTGCGCCGCCTTGCGGGAAAACCTTTCTTTTCCCTCTCGGGCGGCCAGAAGCAGAGGATTCTGATCGCCCGGGCCTTGATGGTCGGTCCGAAGCTCCTGGTGCTGGACGAGCCGCTGACCGGCGTCGATCAGGAATCCCAAAAGGCGATTATCGAGCTGCTGCAGGAAGTCAACCGCAGGGACGGGCTGGCGATCCTGCTCTGCAGCCACGACGCTCCCCTGGTACAGAGCATCTGCGACCGCGTCCTTTGCCTGGATCACGGCGGGATGCGCTGGGAAGGCGGAGCTCGAAGGACGACGCCATGA
- a CDS encoding tripartite tricarboxylate transporter substrate binding protein, with protein MNPFRTATLSAIVAITTALGPLCGAGRAQEKYPSRPVEMIVAFPAGGFADITGRIFAEELSKTLKASIVPVNKAGAAGSVAATGMLNTPKDGHTLLVNTLGGMVLAPVVLANVTYDASRDFYPIARITSAPDGIAVRAESPYKSLQELMEAARKNPGRLAYATAGTGVGGHFNSVILSQHTGIRIKHVPYKGGGEYIPALLGGHIDFVVGTAIATLPHEKAGRIRTLALMGRSKMKALPEVPTTAELGIPGDYLDSWAGCFVVAGTPKPIIDTLVAAAEKVVKSADFSSRIEKTGGVVQHVGPGDFRTVIEREKKTALEVAKKEGLLKSVK; from the coding sequence ATGAATCCGTTCAGGACGGCGACCCTGTCTGCAATCGTTGCGATCACCACTGCGCTCGGACCGTTGTGCGGGGCGGGCCGGGCGCAGGAGAAATACCCGTCTCGGCCGGTCGAGATGATCGTCGCCTTTCCCGCCGGGGGTTTCGCCGACATCACCGGACGAATCTTCGCCGAAGAGCTGTCCAAGACCTTGAAGGCTTCTATCGTACCCGTCAACAAGGCCGGCGCTGCGGGAAGCGTCGCCGCGACGGGCATGCTCAACACGCCCAAGGACGGCCACACGCTTCTGGTCAACACACTGGGAGGAATGGTCCTGGCGCCGGTGGTGCTCGCCAACGTGACGTACGATGCCAGCCGGGACTTTTACCCGATCGCGCGGATCACCTCGGCGCCCGACGGGATCGCGGTCCGTGCCGAGTCGCCTTACAAGAGCCTTCAGGAACTGATGGAAGCCGCCAGGAAAAACCCCGGCAGGCTCGCCTATGCGACGGCGGGGACCGGCGTCGGCGGCCACTTCAACTCGGTGATCCTGTCGCAGCACACCGGCATCAGGATCAAGCACGTGCCGTATAAAGGAGGCGGCGAGTATATCCCGGCGCTTCTGGGAGGCCACATCGATTTCGTGGTCGGTACCGCGATCGCCACGCTGCCGCACGAGAAAGCGGGCAGAATCCGAACCCTGGCGTTGATGGGGCGAAGCAAGATGAAGGCCCTGCCCGAGGTGCCGACGACCGCCGAGCTCGGGATCCCCGGCGATTATCTCGACAGCTGGGCGGGCTGCTTCGTCGTTGCAGGAACGCCGAAGCCGATCATCGACACCCTGGTCGCCGCCGCGGAGAAGGTGGTCAAGTCGGCCGATTTCTCGTCGCGCATCGAAAAAACCGGCGGCGTGGTACAGCACGTCGGGCCCGGCGATTTTCGTACCGTCATCGAGCGGGAAAAGAAAACCGCCCTCGAGGTTGCCAAGAAGGAGGGATTGCTGAAGTCCGTCAAATAG